In the Natronobacterium texcoconense genome, one interval contains:
- a CDS encoding ABC transporter substrate-binding protein, giving the protein MGKSRRSVLQGIGVAGAVGLAGCLGGGDDVEDLDELLEEDPDEFEPVEIGHWWTAGGEEEAFQALVEGFEQEHPDIEIDSSPSPGGAGSALEADIRNRVVDQNPPSTFQVWPGQALTDYTDEDLLYDIEGHVWDDDMREAYLDGPIDASQPHGDFVAVPINIHRLNNLFYNVDVVEDAGVDLEDVDSPSALLDAMETVDEAGYVGMAQQTQSAWSTLQLWAQVLLGEYGVETYETFIGGDVEDVESEIRDTLEIVVDYSDYFNDDASSLNDWDDASAYINRGEAAFFHQGDWAAGEYEADDGLEYGEDWDHVAFPGTEEMYALNMDSFVFPKHNPSPNATVRFLRYAGSADAQERFNPAKGSIPPRTDVSDEAFTPFLQDQMADFQASSEQPPSIAHGLAIPPAVQTDVEGAFANFIDNWDVDETYGDLVSSFE; this is encoded by the coding sequence ATGGGGAAGTCACGCCGTTCAGTGCTGCAAGGGATTGGTGTTGCCGGTGCCGTCGGCCTCGCGGGTTGTCTCGGTGGCGGCGACGACGTCGAGGACCTCGACGAACTGCTCGAGGAGGATCCCGACGAGTTCGAACCCGTCGAGATCGGTCACTGGTGGACCGCCGGCGGTGAGGAGGAGGCGTTCCAGGCGCTCGTCGAAGGCTTCGAGCAGGAGCATCCCGACATCGAGATCGACTCCTCGCCGTCGCCGGGCGGTGCGGGCAGCGCACTCGAGGCAGACATCCGCAACCGTGTCGTCGACCAGAACCCGCCGAGTACGTTCCAGGTCTGGCCCGGACAGGCGCTGACCGACTACACCGACGAGGACCTCCTGTACGACATCGAAGGACACGTCTGGGACGACGACATGCGCGAGGCGTACCTCGACGGACCGATCGATGCCTCCCAGCCCCACGGCGACTTCGTCGCCGTACCGATCAACATTCACCGGCTGAACAACCTCTTCTACAACGTCGACGTCGTCGAGGACGCAGGCGTCGACCTCGAGGACGTCGATAGTCCGAGCGCGCTGCTCGATGCCATGGAGACGGTCGACGAGGCTGGCTACGTCGGCATGGCCCAGCAGACCCAGTCCGCCTGGTCGACGCTCCAGTTGTGGGCACAGGTGCTGCTCGGCGAGTACGGCGTCGAGACCTACGAGACGTTCATCGGCGGCGACGTCGAAGACGTCGAGTCCGAGATCCGCGACACGCTCGAGATCGTCGTCGACTACAGCGACTACTTCAACGACGACGCGAGTTCGCTCAACGACTGGGACGACGCCAGCGCCTACATCAACCGCGGCGAGGCGGCATTCTTCCACCAGGGCGACTGGGCCGCCGGCGAGTACGAGGCCGACGACGGACTCGAGTACGGCGAGGACTGGGACCACGTCGCGTTCCCCGGGACCGAGGAGATGTACGCCCTGAACATGGACTCCTTTGTCTTCCCGAAGCACAACCCCTCGCCGAACGCGACCGTTCGGTTCCTGCGATACGCAGGCTCCGCCGACGCCCAGGAACGGTTCAATCCGGCGAAAGGGTCGATTCCGCCACGGACGGACGTCTCCGACGAGGCGTTCACGCCGTTCCTGCAGGACCAGATGGCGGACTTCCAGGCCTCGAGCGAACAGCCACCGTCGATCGCACACGGACTGGCCATCCCGCCGGCCGTCCAGACCGACGTCGAAGGCGCGTTCGCGAACTTCATCGACAACTGGGACGTCGACGAGACCTACGGCGACCTCGTTTCCAGTTTCGAGTAG
- a CDS encoding carbohydrate ABC transporter permease, translating into MDSLRNSLRRLNPLSLSTGDRERESEDAAFDRIRRSDFVESMPFWLPPTLLVLLFVYGAIGWNVAISFTGWSGLGQPDYTNFTLEMYRQMPGDPDFVASLRNTIALLIAFTGVSLVVGLALALLVDRKIRFENTFRTIYLLPMALSFVVTAIFWSWMYASDGLINTTLGGLGLGWLAQDWLGDPRFKLAAVIVALIWQFSGYCMIVYLAGLRSIPSAHYEAARIDGASTLKLYWRVIIPQLRSSTVGATVVLMVFALKAFDFIYVMFGTNPGRSADILAVTMYREAFSASEWAYGAAIAVVLFALALTIIGPYAYTQYKRGAL; encoded by the coding sequence ATGGATTCGTTACGAAACTCGTTACGGCGGCTCAATCCGCTCTCTCTGTCGACCGGCGACCGGGAGCGCGAGTCCGAAGACGCGGCGTTCGACCGGATACGTCGAAGTGACTTCGTCGAGTCGATGCCGTTCTGGTTGCCGCCGACACTGCTGGTTTTGTTGTTCGTCTACGGCGCAATCGGCTGGAACGTCGCCATCTCGTTTACGGGATGGTCCGGCCTCGGACAGCCGGATTACACGAACTTCACGCTCGAGATGTACCGCCAGATGCCGGGCGATCCGGACTTCGTTGCGTCGCTTCGGAACACGATCGCGTTGTTGATCGCGTTCACCGGCGTCTCGCTGGTCGTAGGGCTCGCGCTTGCCCTGCTGGTCGACCGGAAGATCCGCTTCGAGAACACGTTCCGGACGATCTACCTGCTCCCGATGGCGCTGTCGTTCGTCGTGACCGCGATCTTCTGGTCGTGGATGTACGCCTCCGACGGCCTGATCAACACGACGCTGGGCGGACTCGGACTCGGCTGGCTCGCCCAGGACTGGCTCGGTGATCCGCGGTTCAAGCTCGCGGCAGTCATCGTCGCGTTGATCTGGCAGTTCAGCGGTTACTGTATGATCGTCTATCTCGCCGGCCTGCGATCGATTCCGAGCGCACACTACGAGGCCGCACGGATAGACGGCGCGTCGACGCTGAAACTCTACTGGCGGGTCATCATCCCACAGCTTCGGTCGTCGACGGTCGGTGCGACGGTCGTGCTGATGGTGTTCGCGCTCAAGGCGTTCGACTTCATCTACGTCATGTTCGGAACCAATCCGGGCCGGTCGGCGGACATCCTCGCGGTAACGATGTACCGTGAGGCGTTCTCCGCCAGCGAGTGGGCCTACGGTGCGGCGATCGCCGTCGTCCTCTTTGCACTCGCACTGACGATCATCGGTCCGTACGCATACACGCAGTACAAGCGAGGTGCACTGTAA
- a CDS encoding carbohydrate ABC transporter permease has translation MARESSTTDPRRIALYGVLVALVGVYLSPLYSGLTTAFKTQQAYRETSPLQPPLEGFTIDPWLTAGSELAFAMVNSFAMVVPATVLSAVFGSLAAYGLTKVDWRGQALLLALFLAAVFIPYQAVLVPLRQFWSIVDISGLHARGELVELMITHVAYGIPICTVLFRSYYRTLDDELMEAARLDGASLARIYRKIVLPLSLPMFAVTLIYQFTQVWNDFLFALVLLSNRANYVVTLELNALAGAMATDYGVQMAGAFIAALPTIVVYVLFGEQFAKGQTL, from the coding sequence ATGGCGCGAGAATCATCGACGACCGACCCCAGGCGCATCGCTCTCTACGGCGTGCTGGTCGCGCTCGTCGGCGTCTACCTGTCGCCGCTGTACAGCGGCCTGACGACGGCGTTCAAGACTCAGCAGGCCTACCGGGAGACCTCGCCGCTCCAGCCGCCGCTCGAGGGCTTTACGATCGATCCGTGGCTCACCGCCGGCAGCGAACTGGCCTTCGCGATGGTCAACAGTTTCGCGATGGTGGTCCCAGCCACCGTCCTGTCGGCCGTGTTCGGCAGCCTCGCGGCGTACGGACTGACGAAAGTCGACTGGCGCGGCCAGGCACTCTTGCTCGCGCTGTTTCTCGCCGCGGTGTTTATCCCCTACCAGGCGGTGCTCGTCCCGCTGCGACAGTTCTGGTCGATCGTGGACATCTCCGGCCTGCACGCCCGCGGCGAACTCGTGGAACTGATGATCACGCACGTCGCCTACGGGATTCCGATCTGTACGGTCCTGTTCCGATCGTACTACCGGACGCTCGACGACGAACTCATGGAGGCGGCCCGTCTCGACGGAGCCAGCCTCGCACGCATCTACCGGAAGATCGTTCTTCCACTGTCGCTCCCGATGTTCGCCGTGACCCTGATCTACCAGTTCACGCAGGTCTGGAACGACTTCCTGTTCGCGCTGGTCTTGCTCAGCAACCGGGCGAACTACGTCGTCACCCTCGAGTTGAACGCACTCGCGGGCGCGATGGCGACGGATTACGGCGTCCAGATGGCGGGCGCGTTCATCGCGGCCCTGCCGACGATCGTCGTCTACGTCCTGTTCGGAGAACAGTTCGCCAAGGGGCAGACACTCTAA
- a CDS encoding ABC transporter ATP-binding protein gives MADLQLDNVTKVFVENDGNEITAVEDVSLEIDDGEFLVLVGPSGCGKSTTLRMVAGLETVSDGEIRLGGTVVNETKPKDRDIAMVFQSYALYPHMTVRENMSFGLEESTEMPDDEIAETVESAAEMLGIDDLLDRKPDELSGGQQQRVALGRAIVRDPEVFLLDEPLSNLDAKLRAQMRTELQRLQEELDVATIYVTHDQTEAMTMADKIAILNDGQLQQVGTPLECYHEPANLFVAGFIGEPSMNFFDVTRDGDRLVHDEFEYDLSAETAAELDDNDDLVLGIRPEDVEVQSDHEGAHSYETVVDVVEPMGDENNVYLAFDAEREETFVATIDGFQHVERGQSIVARLPEDAIHVFDRESGRALRNRTLDTQTMAEPPM, from the coding sequence ATGGCAGACCTACAACTCGACAACGTAACGAAAGTGTTCGTAGAGAACGACGGCAACGAGATCACCGCCGTCGAAGACGTCTCGCTCGAGATCGACGACGGCGAGTTCCTCGTACTCGTCGGGCCGTCCGGCTGTGGTAAATCGACCACGCTTCGGATGGTCGCGGGACTGGAGACCGTCAGCGACGGCGAGATCCGCCTCGGCGGAACGGTCGTCAACGAGACGAAGCCGAAGGATCGGGACATCGCGATGGTGTTCCAGTCCTACGCGCTGTACCCGCACATGACCGTCCGGGAGAACATGTCCTTCGGGCTCGAGGAATCGACAGAGATGCCCGACGACGAGATCGCGGAGACGGTCGAATCGGCGGCCGAGATGCTCGGGATCGACGACCTTCTCGATCGGAAACCCGACGAGCTATCGGGCGGCCAGCAACAGCGCGTCGCGCTCGGTCGTGCGATCGTTCGCGATCCCGAGGTGTTCTTGCTGGACGAGCCGCTGTCGAACCTCGACGCGAAGCTCCGGGCGCAGATGCGGACGGAGCTCCAGCGGCTCCAAGAGGAACTCGACGTGGCGACGATCTACGTCACGCACGACCAGACCGAGGCGATGACGATGGCCGACAAGATCGCCATCCTGAACGACGGTCAGCTCCAGCAAGTCGGGACGCCACTCGAGTGTTACCACGAGCCAGCGAACCTGTTCGTCGCCGGCTTCATCGGCGAACCGTCGATGAACTTCTTCGACGTGACACGGGACGGAGACCGACTCGTTCACGACGAGTTCGAATACGACCTGTCGGCGGAGACGGCTGCCGAACTCGACGACAACGACGACCTCGTCCTCGGTATTCGACCGGAAGACGTCGAGGTGCAGTCCGATCACGAGGGCGCACACAGTTACGAGACGGTCGTCGACGTCGTCGAGCCGATGGGTGACGAGAACAACGTCTATCTCGCATTCGACGCCGAGCGCGAGGAGACGTTCGTCGCGACCATCGATGGGTTCCAGCACGTCGAACGCGGGCAGTCGATCGTCGCCCGACTCCCGGAAGACGCGATTCACGTGTTCGACCGGGAGTCAGGCCGTGCACTCCGTAATCGGACGCTGGACACCCAGACGATGGCAGAGCCACCGATGTGA
- a CDS encoding DUF4013 domain-containing protein has translation MALLVEEGVRYPFRGDRWMDLLAVGGILGIATSIAFQLANAAYPSTLSLAFVGVTTIPLLALLGYLYRVFETTVDGDDVPPRFRPVADLFRGGCRLFAVSVGYAIGPFLVVAVTVGGLAQVPLSAESAGFIGSLLFFGASTTVLLLVISFGYAFPVTVGRLVTPTRLEGWLQWPILGHGGYFTAWMFAALFVVPGWAFLLTAISSPTPFGVVAAFVTFYAHVVGTRLIARGYRKAKRDVTR, from the coding sequence ATGGCGCTGCTCGTCGAAGAGGGGGTTCGGTATCCGTTCCGGGGCGATCGGTGGATGGATCTGCTTGCAGTCGGGGGAATTTTAGGTATCGCGACGTCGATCGCGTTTCAACTCGCCAACGCAGCGTATCCGTCCACACTCTCGCTTGCGTTCGTCGGGGTCACGACGATACCGCTTCTCGCGTTACTCGGCTATCTCTACAGGGTATTCGAGACGACCGTCGACGGCGACGACGTTCCGCCGCGGTTTCGACCGGTCGCGGATCTGTTTCGAGGCGGCTGTCGGCTGTTTGCAGTCTCGGTCGGCTACGCCATTGGGCCGTTCCTCGTCGTCGCCGTAACGGTCGGCGGACTCGCACAAGTGCCGCTCTCGGCTGAATCGGCCGGATTCATCGGCTCGTTGCTGTTCTTCGGTGCGTCCACGACCGTCCTCCTGCTGGTCATCAGTTTCGGCTACGCCTTCCCCGTTACAGTCGGCCGACTCGTGACTCCGACACGCCTCGAGGGGTGGCTACAGTGGCCGATACTCGGTCACGGCGGCTACTTCACGGCCTGGATGTTTGCGGCACTGTTCGTCGTGCCGGGCTGGGCGTTCCTGCTTACTGCGATCTCGAGTCCAACGCCGTTCGGCGTGGTCGCCGCGTTCGTAACCTTTTACGCACACGTCGTCGGGACGCGGCTGATCGCGAGGGGGTATCGAAAAGCGAAAAGAGACGTTACTCGATAG
- the psmB gene encoding archaeal proteasome endopeptidase complex subunit beta yields MRTPTHDSDFSRTVDQLADNPNPYEPEVGSLPQNDLTAADLDNVNKTGTTTIGITTEDGVVIATDMRASLGGRFVSNKNVQKVEQIHPTGALTLVGSVGGAQSFIATLRAEVNLYESRRGEDMSIEALANLAGNFARGGPFFAIHPILGGVDDEGSHVFSIDPAGGVMEDDYTVTGSGMQLAYGHLEQAYEDDLTNDEATTVAARAIKSAAERDTGSGNGVFLCEITDEGVDIHGHHDFDEVV; encoded by the coding sequence ATGCGTACGCCCACACACGACTCGGACTTTTCCCGCACGGTCGATCAGTTGGCCGACAACCCCAACCCCTACGAGCCCGAGGTCGGCTCGCTCCCCCAGAACGACCTGACGGCTGCCGATCTCGACAACGTCAACAAGACCGGAACGACGACGATCGGCATCACGACCGAGGACGGCGTCGTCATCGCGACGGACATGCGCGCCAGCCTCGGCGGTCGGTTCGTCTCGAACAAGAACGTCCAGAAGGTCGAACAGATCCACCCGACCGGCGCGCTGACGCTCGTCGGCAGCGTCGGCGGCGCACAGTCGTTCATCGCGACGCTGCGAGCCGAGGTCAACCTCTATGAATCCCGCCGCGGTGAGGACATGAGCATCGAGGCGCTGGCGAACCTCGCCGGCAACTTCGCTCGCGGCGGCCCGTTCTTCGCCATCCACCCGATCCTGGGCGGCGTCGACGACGAGGGCAGCCACGTCTTCAGCATCGACCCCGCAGGCGGCGTCATGGAAGACGACTACACCGTCACCGGCTCGGGCATGCAACTCGCCTACGGGCACCTCGAGCAGGCCTACGAGGACGACCTCACGAACGACGAGGCGACGACGGTCGCCGCCCGCGCGATCAAGTCCGCCGCCGAACGCGACACCGGCTCGGGCAACGGTGTCTTCCTCTGTGAGATCACCGACGAAGGCGTCGACATCCACGGCCACCACGACTTCGACGAAGTCGTCTAG